A portion of the Achromobacter sp. MFA1 R4 genome contains these proteins:
- the prmC gene encoding peptide chain release factor N(5)-glutamine methyltransferase: MTAPQIKSLLLDARLPRLEVRMLLEHVLDKPRAWLLAHDTDALAPEAAAAYEALALRRLAGEPMAYLLGRREFMGHMFRVTPDVLIPRPDTEVLVETALESVAGVVGPAVLDLGTGSGAIAISIALARRDARVMASDVSAAALAVAAGNAWDLTAAVRFVEGSWYEAVPAGEGFDLIVSNPPYVASDDPHLEQGDVRFEPRGALTDGAGGLDDLARIIQGADAHLKPGGALWMEHGWDQAQAVRDMLVQAGFEGVHSRKDLAGIERISGGRLPVAGA, encoded by the coding sequence ATGACGGCGCCCCAGATCAAGAGCCTGCTGCTCGACGCGCGGCTGCCGCGCCTGGAGGTGCGCATGCTGCTCGAGCACGTGCTGGACAAGCCGCGCGCATGGCTGCTGGCGCACGATACCGACGCGCTCGCGCCCGAGGCGGCCGCGGCGTACGAGGCCCTGGCGCTGCGCCGCCTGGCCGGCGAACCCATGGCCTACCTGCTGGGCCGGCGCGAGTTCATGGGGCACATGTTCCGCGTGACGCCCGACGTGCTGATCCCCCGTCCCGACACCGAGGTGCTGGTCGAAACCGCGCTGGAATCCGTGGCCGGCGTGGTCGGGCCGGCCGTGCTGGACCTGGGCACGGGCAGCGGGGCGATCGCCATTTCGATCGCGCTGGCGCGCCGCGACGCGCGGGTGATGGCGTCGGACGTCAGCGCGGCCGCGCTGGCCGTGGCGGCCGGCAACGCCTGGGACCTGACCGCCGCCGTGCGGTTCGTCGAAGGCAGCTGGTATGAGGCCGTGCCGGCCGGCGAGGGCTTTGACCTGATCGTCTCCAATCCGCCCTATGTGGCCAGCGACGATCCGCACCTGGAGCAGGGCGACGTGCGTTTCGAACCGCGTGGCGCGCTGACGGACGGCGCGGGCGGGCTGGACGACCTGGCGCGCATCATCCAGGGCGCCGACGCCCACCTGAAGCCAGGCGGCGCCCTGTGGATGGAGCATGGCTGGGATCAGGCGCAGGCCGTGCGGGACATGCTGGTCCAGGCCGGGTTCGAGGGCGTGCACAGCCGCAAGGACCTGGCGGGCATCGAGCGGATCTCGGGCGGTCGGCTGCCGGTGGCGGGGGCCTGA
- the prfA gene encoding peptide chain release factor 1, with protein MKSSMRSRLEHLCHRLIEVDALLAEPETASDMDRFRKLSRERAELEPVVEAFTAFTRSEDDIAAAQEMLSDPEMKAMAEDEIKAGRGKLESLEAALQLLLLPRDPNDGRSVFLEIRAGTGGDESALFSGDLLRMYTRYAEQRGWRVELMSESPSELGGYKEVIARIDGDGAYGRLKFESGAHRVQRVPATEAQGRIHTSACTVAIMAEADAMSEIVINPSDLRIDTFRASGAGGQHINKTDSAVRITHLPTGLVVECQDDRSQHRNKDKAMQVLAARLKDKEERERQSKEAAERKSLIGTGDRSERIRTYNYPQGRVTDHRINLTLYKLQQIMEGDLEELTGALIAEHQAEQLAALGDDI; from the coding sequence ATGAAATCTTCCATGCGCAGCCGGCTGGAGCATCTGTGCCATCGCCTGATCGAGGTCGATGCGTTGCTCGCCGAACCGGAAACCGCGTCCGACATGGACCGCTTCCGCAAGCTTTCCCGCGAACGCGCCGAACTGGAGCCGGTAGTCGAAGCCTTCACGGCCTTCACCCGCTCCGAAGACGACATCGCGGCCGCGCAGGAGATGCTGTCCGATCCCGAAATGAAGGCCATGGCCGAAGACGAGATCAAGGCCGGGCGCGGCAAGCTCGAATCGCTGGAAGCCGCGCTGCAGTTGCTGCTGCTGCCGCGCGACCCCAACGACGGGCGCAGCGTGTTCCTGGAAATCCGCGCGGGCACGGGCGGCGATGAGAGCGCGCTGTTTTCGGGCGACCTCTTGCGCATGTATACGCGCTACGCGGAACAGCGCGGCTGGCGCGTGGAGCTGATGTCGGAAAGCCCGTCCGAGCTGGGCGGCTACAAGGAAGTGATCGCGCGCATCGACGGCGACGGCGCGTATGGCCGCCTGAAATTCGAGTCGGGGGCGCACCGCGTCCAGCGCGTGCCCGCGACCGAGGCGCAGGGACGCATCCACACGTCGGCCTGCACGGTCGCCATCATGGCCGAAGCCGACGCGATGTCCGAGATCGTCATCAACCCCAGCGATCTGCGCATCGACACCTTCCGCGCCAGCGGCGCGGGCGGCCAGCACATCAACAAGACGGACTCGGCGGTGCGCATCACCCACTTGCCGACCGGGCTGGTGGTGGAATGCCAGGACGACCGCTCGCAGCACCGCAACAAGGACAAGGCGATGCAGGTGCTGGCCGCGCGCCTGAAAGACAAGGAAGAGCGCGAGCGCCAAAGCAAGGAGGCGGCCGAACGCAAGAGCCTGATCGGCACGGGCGACCGCTCCGAGCGCATCCGCACCTACAACTACCCGCAGGGCCGCGTGACCGACCACCGCATCAACCTGACCCTGTACAAGCTGCAGCAGATCATGGAAGGCGACCTAGAAGAACTGACCGGCGCGCTGATCGCCGAGCACCAGGCCGAACAGCTCGCCGCGCTGGGCGACGACATCTGA
- a CDS encoding UbiX family flavin prenyltransferase, whose protein sequence is MRRLVVGITGATGALYAVRMLQALRNVEDVETHLVVSASGVLNIKHELDVSRQDVYALADHVHSVRDVGATLASGAFQTAGMVIVPCSMRTLAAVAHGLSDNLITRAADVTLKERRRLVLMVRETPFNLAHLRNMTAVTEMGGIVFPPLPAFYHRPASIEEMVDHTVARVLELFDIAVPGPHWEGT, encoded by the coding sequence ATGCGGCGGCTCGTCGTCGGCATCACGGGCGCCACCGGGGCGCTCTATGCGGTGCGCATGCTGCAGGCGCTGCGCAACGTCGAAGACGTCGAAACGCATCTGGTGGTTTCGGCGTCGGGCGTGCTGAACATCAAGCACGAACTCGATGTCAGCCGCCAGGACGTCTATGCGTTGGCCGATCACGTTCACAGCGTGCGCGATGTGGGCGCCACCCTGGCCAGCGGGGCGTTCCAGACCGCGGGCATGGTGATCGTGCCGTGTTCGATGCGCACGCTGGCGGCGGTGGCGCACGGCCTGTCCGATAACCTCATCACCCGCGCCGCCGACGTCACGCTCAAAGAGCGCCGCCGGCTGGTGCTGATGGTGCGCGAGACGCCGTTCAACCTGGCGCACCTGCGCAACATGACGGCGGTGACCGAAATGGGCGGCATCGTCTTTCCGCCGCTGCCGGCGTTCTATCACCGGCCCGCGTCCATCGAGGAAATGGTGGACCACACCGTGGCGCGCGTGCTGGAGCTCTTTGACATCGCCGTGCCCGGGCCGCACTGGGAAGGCACGTAA
- a CDS encoding Lrp/AsnC family transcriptional regulator, which yields MELDDFDLQILQSMQEDNQRTSQEVAQRVNLSPVSCLRRMKRLRESRVVTADVSVVDPAAVGRGITMVVLVSLESERADKLDQFKRAMRNAPEIMQCLSVTGEVDFVLTLTMRDMAEYEVFAQRHFWGNPNVKRFSTLVVMSRVKNGLTVPVTTGA from the coding sequence ATGGAATTAGACGATTTCGACCTGCAGATCCTGCAAAGCATGCAGGAAGACAACCAGCGCACCAGCCAGGAAGTCGCGCAGCGCGTGAACCTGTCGCCGGTGTCCTGCCTGCGACGGATGAAGCGGCTGCGCGAATCCAGGGTGGTGACGGCGGACGTGTCGGTGGTGGATCCGGCGGCCGTGGGGCGGGGGATCACGATGGTCGTGCTGGTGTCGCTGGAAAGCGAACGGGCCGACAAGCTGGACCAGTTCAAGCGCGCCATGCGCAACGCGCCCGAGATCATGCAGTGCCTGTCGGTCACGGGCGAGGTCGATTTCGTGCTGACGCTGACCATGCGCGATATGGCGGAGTACGAGGTGTTCGCGCAGCGCCATTTCTGGGGCAATCCCAACGTGAAGCGATTTTCCACGCTGGTGGTGATGAGCCGGGTCAAAAACGGGTTGACGGTGCCGGTGACGACCGGCGCGTGA
- the hemA gene encoding glutamyl-tRNA reductase, giving the protein MSVAVLAFGLNHTSAPVSVRERVSMPVDLVKPALEGLRSAFGGSVREAAILSTCNRTEIYCAADGHVADQLPAWLADHNRLDAGTLHPHLYRHHQDDAVRHAFRVASGLDSMVLGETQIVGQMKDAVRAAGEAGSLGTLLHQMFQRTFSVAKEVRSQTAIGAQSVSMAAAAVRLAERVFGNLDQARTLFIGAGEMIELCATHFAAQRPRSMVVANRTAERAELLANRFSASTMKLSDLTDRLSEFDVVVSCTASSLPILGLGMVERATRLRRHRPMVMIDLAVPRDIEPEVGRLDDVYLYSVDDLGRLVQTGSDARRAAVVQAEAIIETRVQGFMHWMQSREVVPVIRDLHQAAEDVRAAELERARRLLARGESPEAVLEQLAHGLTQKYLHGPLAALNRSEGDERKRLLAWMPRLFPGRDARR; this is encoded by the coding sequence ATGTCGGTAGCTGTCCTTGCCTTCGGTCTGAATCACACGTCCGCGCCGGTGTCGGTCCGCGAACGCGTGTCCATGCCCGTCGATCTGGTCAAGCCCGCCCTGGAAGGCCTGCGTTCGGCGTTCGGCGGATCGGTCCGCGAAGCCGCCATCCTGTCTACCTGTAATCGCACCGAGATCTACTGCGCGGCCGATGGCCACGTGGCCGATCAATTGCCCGCCTGGCTGGCCGACCACAATCGCCTGGACGCCGGCACGCTGCACCCGCATCTCTATCGCCATCACCAGGACGACGCCGTCCGTCATGCCTTCCGCGTGGCCAGCGGGCTTGATTCCATGGTGCTGGGCGAAACCCAGATCGTGGGCCAGATGAAAGACGCGGTGCGTGCGGCCGGTGAAGCCGGTTCGCTGGGCACCCTGCTGCACCAGATGTTCCAGCGCACCTTCTCGGTGGCCAAGGAAGTGCGGTCGCAGACCGCCATTGGCGCGCAGTCGGTGTCCATGGCCGCCGCGGCCGTGCGCCTGGCCGAACGCGTGTTCGGCAATCTGGACCAGGCCCGCACGCTGTTCATCGGCGCGGGCGAAATGATCGAATTGTGCGCCACGCACTTTGCCGCGCAACGTCCGCGCAGCATGGTCGTGGCCAACCGCACGGCCGAGCGCGCCGAACTGCTGGCCAACCGGTTTTCGGCCAGCACGATGAAGCTGTCCGACCTGACCGACCGCTTATCCGAATTCGACGTCGTCGTCTCCTGTACGGCAAGCTCCCTGCCCATCCTCGGCCTGGGGATGGTGGAACGGGCTACGCGCCTGCGCCGCCACCGCCCGATGGTGATGATCGACCTGGCCGTTCCGCGCGACATCGAGCCCGAAGTCGGCCGCCTGGACGACGTGTACCTGTATTCGGTGGACGATCTGGGCCGGCTGGTGCAGACCGGTTCCGACGCTCGCCGCGCCGCGGTGGTGCAGGCCGAGGCCATCATCGAAACCCGTGTCCAGGGCTTCATGCACTGGATGCAATCGCGCGAAGTGGTGCCCGTCATCCGCGACTTGCACCAGGCCGCCGAGGACGTCCGCGCCGCCGAGCTCGAACGCGCCCGGCGCCTGCTCGCGCGGGGCGAGTCGCCCGAGGCCGTGCTCGAGCAATTGGCCCACGGCCTGACCCAGAAGTACCTGCACGGCCCGCTGGCGGCGCTGAACCGCAGCGAAGGCGACGAACGCAAGCGACTGCTTGCCTGGATGCCGCGCCTGTTCCCCGGCCGCGACGCCCGCCGTTAG
- a CDS encoding mechanosensitive ion channel family protein yields the protein MRPRARILFCLFGLALAWARVAFGADAPAPATQTPAVIQMAEIPLRADTDLRFAENVLQRAAAADPVSAFMPQLDAIAKSADEKLYEFQPSRLRNFPIMRLESLERHWLFDVRRLARWRDSMRQATAWYANDAAELLRRRTAWQAIKDAPGAAGLPVALADRIDAVIAQLSAAGQALSGPLSRQVELEQRANTIEEQINAGQRQVIEAINDVDARLLRVDSPPLWNLDWAKTSDENTLSLLRDGLDIEARFARDYSAAGAGNQRALHALQLLLLPLLLWLARKSRNAIRSGIMNETSAGVLGRPLSTWVLLSMLGVLALEPDAPLMVQQIALVLSTIPVLRLLPPSSRRRLDHWPRVITALFLAERLGFLFLANTLVYRLSTVVMATTALAAILWLLARGRRQTYPPGSQRLVRALRAVAWSAAALLGVSLVANLIGNVSLSEMLTSGIIGSGYFGLMLYAGVTVIITLLQLLLARQGISRFRLAREHAPPLVQLLIRLLMAAAVVGWAIYTMDRFRVLRSTYAVVTRVLAYTLEFGQISISLGNILIFAISVLIAFWAARTIRLILHDEVLTRMSLPRGVGNSIASLSYYLVLLLGLGIALSAAGFQTSQLTLVFGALGVGIGFGLQGVVNNFVSGLILMFERPIQPGDVVEIGGTSGQVRDIGMRATRIKTFDGADVVVPNGTLLSDKLTNWTMLDRSRRIEISIGLAYGTEPRQVLELLDGIARQTPGVVTEPAPMALFMGFGASTLDFSLRAWTYDFDRWIEIRSDLLARMYDALRAAGINIPFPQRDLHLRSVSDDASRALFAARPPAPDPSQPG from the coding sequence ATGCGCCCCCGCGCACGAATCCTTTTCTGCCTCTTCGGACTGGCCCTGGCCTGGGCGCGCGTAGCGTTTGGCGCCGATGCGCCGGCGCCCGCCACGCAGACGCCGGCCGTGATCCAGATGGCTGAAATCCCGCTGCGGGCGGACACGGATCTGCGCTTTGCGGAAAACGTGCTGCAACGCGCGGCCGCGGCGGACCCCGTGTCCGCGTTCATGCCGCAGCTGGACGCGATCGCCAAGTCCGCCGACGAAAAACTCTACGAATTCCAGCCGTCGCGGCTGCGCAACTTTCCCATCATGCGGCTGGAGAGCCTGGAGCGGCATTGGCTTTTCGACGTCCGCCGGCTGGCCCGCTGGCGCGACTCCATGCGGCAGGCGACCGCCTGGTATGCCAACGATGCCGCGGAGTTGCTGCGGCGACGCACGGCCTGGCAGGCGATCAAGGACGCGCCGGGCGCGGCGGGCCTGCCGGTCGCGCTGGCCGACCGCATCGACGCGGTGATCGCGCAGTTGTCGGCGGCCGGCCAGGCGCTGTCCGGCCCGCTATCCCGCCAGGTCGAGCTGGAGCAGCGCGCCAATACCATCGAGGAACAGATCAACGCCGGCCAGCGCCAGGTGATCGAGGCAATCAACGACGTCGACGCGCGCCTGCTGCGGGTGGACTCCCCGCCGCTCTGGAATCTGGACTGGGCCAAGACTTCCGACGAAAACACGCTGTCCCTCCTGCGCGACGGCCTGGACATCGAAGCCCGCTTCGCCCGCGACTACAGCGCCGCGGGCGCCGGCAACCAGCGCGCCCTGCACGCCCTGCAGCTGCTGCTGCTGCCGCTGCTGCTCTGGCTGGCTCGCAAAAGCCGCAATGCGATCCGCAGCGGCATCATGAATGAAACCTCCGCGGGCGTGCTGGGCAGGCCGCTGTCCACCTGGGTGCTGCTGTCCATGCTGGGCGTCCTGGCGCTGGAGCCGGACGCGCCGTTGATGGTCCAGCAGATCGCCCTGGTGCTGTCGACCATACCCGTGCTGCGCCTGCTTCCGCCGTCCAGCCGGCGGCGACTGGACCATTGGCCCCGGGTGATCACGGCGCTGTTCCTGGCCGAGCGGCTGGGCTTCCTGTTCCTGGCGAACACCCTGGTCTACCGCCTGTCCACGGTGGTGATGGCGACGACGGCGCTTGCGGCCATTCTGTGGCTGTTGGCGCGCGGCCGGCGCCAGACGTATCCGCCCGGCTCCCAACGCCTGGTCCGCGCCCTGCGCGCCGTGGCCTGGAGCGCGGCCGCGCTGTTGGGCGTATCCCTCGTCGCGAACTTGATCGGCAATGTGTCGCTGTCCGAAATGCTGACCAGCGGCATCATCGGCAGCGGTTATTTCGGGCTGATGCTGTACGCCGGGGTGACCGTCATCATCACGCTGCTGCAGCTTCTGCTGGCGCGACAGGGCATCTCGCGGTTCCGGCTTGCGCGCGAGCATGCGCCGCCGCTGGTCCAGCTTCTGATACGCCTGCTGATGGCCGCCGCGGTGGTGGGTTGGGCGATCTACACGATGGACCGCTTCCGCGTGCTGCGCTCGACGTACGCCGTGGTGACGCGGGTGCTGGCCTACACGCTGGAATTCGGCCAGATCTCCATCAGCCTGGGCAACATCCTGATCTTCGCGATCTCGGTGCTGATCGCATTCTGGGCCGCGCGCACGATACGGCTCATCCTGCACGACGAGGTGCTCACGCGCATGTCGCTGCCGCGCGGCGTCGGCAACAGCATCGCCTCGCTGTCGTACTACCTGGTGCTGCTGCTGGGCCTGGGCATCGCGCTGTCCGCGGCGGGCTTCCAGACCAGCCAGCTCACCCTGGTGTTCGGCGCCCTGGGCGTGGGCATCGGGTTTGGCTTGCAGGGCGTGGTGAACAACTTCGTATCGGGCCTGATCCTGATGTTCGAACGCCCGATCCAGCCGGGCGACGTGGTGGAAATCGGCGGCACGTCGGGCCAGGTGCGCGATATCGGCATGCGCGCCACGCGGATCAAGACCTTCGATGGCGCCGACGTGGTCGTGCCCAACGGCACGCTGCTGTCCGACAAGCTGACCAACTGGACCATGCTGGATCGCAGCCGCCGCATCGAAATCAGCATCGGGCTGGCTTATGGCACGGAGCCAAGACAGGTGCTCGAACTGCTCGATGGCATCGCCCGCCAGACGCCTGGCGTCGTGACCGAACCCGCCCCGATGGCGCTTTTCATGGGATTTGGCGCCAGCACGCTGGATTTCAGCCTGCGCGCGTGGACCTACGACTTCGACCGATGGATCGAGATCCGCAGCGACCTGCTGGCGCGGATGTACGACGCGCTCAGGGCGGCGGGCATCAACATCCCGTTTCCGCAGCGGGACCTGCACCTGCGCAGCGTGTCGGACGACGCCAGCCGCGCGCTCTTTGCCGCCAGGCCGCCCGCGCCGGACCCGTCCCAGCCCGGCTGA
- a CDS encoding LysR family transcriptional regulator, producing the protein MFNRRELLLLRAMYRHDTVTAAAASVNMTQPAASALLRDMETRLGFALFSRENRRLHLTSQGRALIPEVLNALAGIESVDRLAVDIRQGALARLDVGAVAIAASSVLPAAMAGMRRAHPAVAVTVRAGTALEIIEMAVDHRIDLGIIIGSPPDIDRVSSLRLAPLGLHAVMPPDHPWARQPALTLEEVAAAGPIVLATALPAGRATRQALEARGLPYRPIIEVAQSSAACALAAQGLGVAIVESLGAHYAERQGLAARHLLALEDPVLAVVWSRDRAMSAPARLLQEGLAEQARMWLSRPDAAPPARRPARARGKPG; encoded by the coding sequence ATGTTTAACCGCAGAGAACTTCTGCTGCTGCGCGCCATGTACCGGCACGACACGGTCACGGCCGCGGCCGCCTCGGTCAACATGACGCAGCCCGCCGCCAGCGCGCTGCTGCGCGACATGGAGACGCGGCTGGGCTTTGCGCTGTTCAGCCGCGAGAACCGCCGCCTGCACCTCACCAGCCAGGGCCGCGCCCTGATACCGGAAGTGCTCAACGCGCTGGCCGGCATCGAGTCGGTGGACCGGCTTGCCGTCGACATTCGCCAGGGCGCGCTGGCGCGGCTGGACGTGGGCGCCGTCGCAATCGCGGCGTCCAGCGTACTGCCTGCGGCCATGGCCGGCATGCGCCGCGCGCATCCGGCCGTGGCGGTAACCGTGCGGGCCGGCACCGCGCTGGAAATCATCGAAATGGCCGTGGACCACCGCATCGACCTGGGCATCATCATCGGCTCGCCGCCGGACATCGACAGGGTGTCCAGCCTGCGGCTCGCGCCATTGGGATTGCATGCGGTCATGCCCCCGGATCATCCCTGGGCGCGGCAGCCCGCGCTGACGCTGGAAGAAGTGGCCGCGGCCGGCCCCATCGTGCTGGCTACCGCCCTGCCCGCGGGCCGCGCAACGCGCCAGGCGCTGGAAGCACGCGGCCTTCCCTATCGGCCCATCATCGAAGTGGCGCAGTCGTCAGCCGCCTGCGCCCTGGCCGCGCAAGGCCTGGGCGTGGCCATCGTCGAAAGCCTGGGCGCGCACTACGCCGAACGCCAGGGCCTGGCCGCGCGCCATCTGCTGGCGCTGGAGGACCCGGTACTAGCAGTGGTGTGGTCACGCGACCGCGCCATGAGCGCGCCGGCGCGCCTGCTGCAGGAGGGATTGGCGGAGCAGGCGCGGATGTGGCTGTCGCGGCCCGATGCGGCGCCGCCGGCGCGCAGGCCGGCACGCGCGCGCGGGAAGCCAGGCTGA
- a CDS encoding LysE family translocator gives MPSLQLFLLFLAADAALKLTPGPDMALTLSRGMTQGFRPAFHSVLGNVAAGFIQVPAVVLGLASVLRTFPALFVGIKAAGGLYLGYLGIKAMIRCAKSAEVTLVARPGDARDAFWQGFITNLLNPKVLLFMIAFLPQFTSPDHGPVWIQMLVLGVTMKALSLPYGGLFAYGASRIRGWVGRNPWFLQMQQGLLGAIMLGLAFYVLYASAVHPQP, from the coding sequence ATGCCCTCACTCCAGCTTTTCCTGCTTTTCCTGGCCGCCGATGCGGCCTTGAAGCTCACGCCCGGCCCGGACATGGCGCTCACGCTGTCGCGCGGCATGACCCAGGGATTCCGGCCTGCCTTCCACAGCGTGCTGGGCAACGTGGCGGCAGGCTTTATCCAGGTGCCCGCGGTGGTGCTGGGCCTGGCATCCGTGCTGCGGACCTTTCCGGCGCTGTTCGTCGGCATCAAGGCGGCGGGCGGCCTGTACCTGGGATACCTGGGCATCAAGGCGATGATCCGGTGCGCCAAATCCGCCGAGGTGACCCTGGTGGCGCGGCCGGGCGATGCGCGCGATGCCTTCTGGCAAGGCTTCATCACCAATCTGCTGAATCCCAAGGTCCTGCTTTTCATGATCGCCTTCCTGCCGCAATTCACCTCGCCGGACCACGGACCGGTGTGGATACAGATGCTGGTGCTGGGCGTCACCATGAAGGCGCTCAGCCTGCCGTACGGCGGCCTCTTTGCCTACGGCGCGTCGCGCATCCGCGGCTGGGTGGGGCGCAATCCCTGGTTCCTGCAGATGCAGCAGGGCCTGTTGGGCGCCATCATGCTGGGGCTGGCCTTCTATGTGCTCTACGCCTCGGCCGTGCATCCGCAGCCCTGA
- a CDS encoding MetQ/NlpA family ABC transporter substrate-binding protein, with the protein MRLRHTLAVLATLIGFAGTSAMAQDAELKVGVTVGPHAQIGEVVQQVAAKQGLKVKLIEFSDFIQPNAALDAKELDVNIYQHRPFLESQNKARGYKLVPVATAVVQQMGIYSKRVKSLDELPQGGKVAIPNDPTNGARALLVLQAAKLIKLKDGVTVTASIFDIADNPKNLKFIEIEAAQLPHSLKDVDAAAVNSAYAIPAGLSPAKDALALESKDAPFAAVVIAAREDNKDDPRIARFIKAYQSDEVKAFVAKQFPGAYSTSW; encoded by the coding sequence ATGCGCCTTCGCCATACCCTGGCCGTTCTTGCCACCCTCATTGGATTTGCCGGCACCTCGGCGATGGCGCAGGACGCCGAACTGAAAGTGGGCGTGACCGTCGGTCCGCACGCGCAGATCGGCGAGGTCGTGCAGCAGGTCGCCGCCAAGCAAGGCCTGAAGGTCAAGCTGATCGAGTTCAGCGACTTCATCCAGCCGAACGCCGCGCTGGACGCCAAGGAGCTGGACGTGAACATCTACCAGCACCGGCCTTTCCTGGAATCGCAGAACAAGGCGCGCGGCTACAAGCTGGTGCCGGTGGCGACTGCCGTGGTGCAGCAGATGGGCATCTATTCCAAGCGCGTGAAGTCGCTGGACGAACTGCCGCAAGGCGGCAAGGTGGCCATTCCGAACGATCCGACCAATGGCGCGCGCGCGTTGCTGGTGCTGCAGGCCGCCAAGCTGATCAAGCTGAAGGATGGCGTGACGGTCACGGCGTCGATCTTCGACATTGCCGACAATCCCAAGAACCTGAAATTCATCGAGATCGAGGCCGCGCAACTGCCGCACTCGCTCAAGGACGTGGACGCCGCCGCCGTGAACTCCGCCTACGCGATCCCGGCGGGCCTGTCGCCCGCCAAGGACGCGCTGGCGCTGGAAAGCAAGGACGCGCCGTTTGCGGCCGTGGTGATCGCGGCGCGGGAAGACAACAAGGACGACCCGCGCATCGCTCGCTTCATCAAGGCCTACCAGTCCGACGAGGTCAAGGCCTTCGTCGCCAAGCAGTTTCCGGGCGCCTACTCGACGTCCTGGTAA
- a CDS encoding DUF6817 domain-containing protein, whose product MSTNPELHPHARALLADHYAAVDPDLPDLLDLLFARSAGEDWHKAGTFKHHLLGVYRTLALWNQPREVRLLGLFHSVYGNEYVDLTLFDRERERDTLRGVLGAEAEEWVSQFCAMPRTKFVQAILQGQGTGAEGLTLEGADGRVYTFTPRQVAAFTVVSAADIGEQWHSWQDEIFAGYPQQQRRDLKTNWASSLWPGPLKPPSNILSMLSHLLAPLSRMPQDTGIPIPPAFDHCRATLSPRDEAAASALYWQVITRMHPLTEMDSARHMLEAAVEHNPWVGEPRLLLAQLALTAEDFDAAERHAAAGLAALQAWGTAWDKRIEWAGWMAWARIELQNARARKWPENLAALNGLGLVE is encoded by the coding sequence ATGTCCACCAACCCCGAACTCCATCCGCACGCGCGCGCGCTGCTGGCCGACCACTACGCCGCCGTCGACCCCGACCTGCCCGACCTGCTGGATCTGCTGTTTGCGCGCAGCGCCGGCGAAGACTGGCACAAGGCCGGCACGTTCAAGCATCATCTGCTGGGCGTCTACCGCACGCTGGCGCTCTGGAACCAGCCGCGCGAAGTGCGTCTCCTGGGTCTCTTCCACAGCGTCTACGGCAACGAATACGTGGACCTCACCCTGTTTGACCGAGAACGCGAGCGCGACACGCTGCGCGGCGTGCTGGGCGCGGAGGCCGAGGAATGGGTCAGCCAGTTCTGCGCCATGCCGCGCACGAAGTTCGTGCAGGCCATCCTGCAAGGCCAGGGCACCGGCGCGGAAGGCCTGACGCTGGAAGGCGCCGACGGGCGGGTCTACACGTTCACGCCGCGCCAGGTCGCGGCGTTCACGGTCGTGTCCGCCGCCGACATCGGCGAGCAATGGCATAGCTGGCAGGACGAGATCTTCGCTGGCTATCCCCAGCAGCAGCGCCGTGACCTGAAGACAAACTGGGCGTCATCGCTATGGCCCGGGCCGCTCAAGCCGCCGTCGAACATCCTGTCGATGCTGTCGCACCTGCTGGCGCCGCTGTCGCGCATGCCGCAGGACACCGGCATTCCCATCCCGCCCGCCTTCGACCATTGCCGCGCCACGCTCAGCCCGCGCGACGAAGCCGCCGCCAGCGCGCTGTACTGGCAAGTCATCACGCGCATGCATCCGCTGACCGAAATGGACAGCGCCCGCCACATGCTGGAAGCGGCGGTCGAGCACAATCCGTGGGTGGGCGAGCCGCGCCTGCTGCTGGCGCAACTGGCGCTGACCGCGGAAGACTTCGATGCCGCCGAGCGCCACGCCGCCGCCGGGCTGGCCGCGTTGCAGGCCTGGGGCACCGCATGGGACAAGCGCATCGAATGGGCCGGATGGATGGCCTGGGCGCGCATCGAACTGCAGAATGCCCGCGCCCGGAAGTGGCCGGAAAACCTGGCCGCGCTGAACGGTCTGGGGCTGGTGGAATAA
- the grxD gene encoding Grx4 family monothiol glutaredoxin, with product MSDVQEFIRETVTQHPVVLFMKGTAQFPQCGFSGKAIQILKGCGVKKLVTVNVLEDDEVRQGIKEFSNWPTIPQLYVSGEFIGGSDIMNEMNESGELKTLLEQSGATA from the coding sequence ATGAGCGACGTTCAAGAATTCATCCGCGAAACCGTGACCCAGCACCCCGTCGTGCTGTTCATGAAGGGCACCGCCCAATTCCCGCAATGCGGCTTTTCCGGCAAGGCCATTCAGATCCTGAAGGGCTGTGGCGTGAAGAAGCTGGTCACCGTCAATGTGCTGGAGGACGACGAAGTCCGCCAGGGCATCAAGGAATTCTCCAACTGGCCCACCATTCCGCAGCTCTACGTGTCGGGCGAGTTCATCGGCGGCTCGGACATCATGAATGAAATGAACGAGTCCGGTGAGCTGAAGACGCTGCTGGAGCAATCCGGCGCCACGGCATAA